Sequence from the Bacteroidales bacterium genome:
TTTACGTACGTGGAAAAACTTAGCAGCGTAGTGTTCCCTGCTACCGGCATCCTGAACCTGGCCGGGTGGAACGTTCAAGCCAGAGACATCATGGCTGCTTCCGTGTTGCTTATCACCATCTCACTGATCGGATGGATCTTGCGCTGGTTTTTCTCCAGCCATTTTGGCACGGCCATGCGAGCTACCGGGAACAATCAACAGATGATCAGGGCACTTGGTGTCAACACCAATCGGATGATTGTCCTGGGGATCGGGCTGGCCAACGGACTGATTGGCCTATCCGGTGCCCTGCTTGCCCAGTACCAGGGATTTGCAGACGCTCAGATGGGCATAGGCATGCTGGTATGGGGACTTGCCAGCGTGATCATTGGTGAAGCGCTCATCAATCCACGAAGTGTCGGACTGCTGATCATGGGCGCGATCCTGGGCTCTGTTTTTTTTAGAATACTGGTGGCCATTGCACTCCGGTTAGGCATGAATCCAAACGATCTTAAACTGATCACAGCCCTGTTCGTCCTGATCGCCCTGGTGTTACCAACCCTGTTAAAAAAACTCAGAATCAAACCCTTGATGAATGACTACAGGTGAACCCATACTGAGGATCATCGATCTCTGGAAGACCTTTCACCCGGGCACCCCCAATGAGGTCAGGGCACTGCAGGGGATCAGCTGCGAAATCCAGGCCGGGAGCTTTGTCATCCTGGTGGGGACCAACGGCAGCGGAAAATCGACCCTGCTGAATGCAGTTGCCGGGACCTTCCTGCCCGACTCCGGTAAAATCCTGTTCAA
This genomic interval carries:
- a CDS encoding ABC transporter permease; its protein translation is MSLLISSLIIGLILSLLAVGVFISFRIFNFPDITVEGSITFGAALAAAAIQGGLHPLVGTLLAFLGGFIAGMVTGTLHAKFKINALLAGILVMTALYSVNLHVMGKSNIPLLTQTTLFTYVEKLSSVVFPATGILNLAGWNVQARDIMAASVLLITISLIGWILRWFFSSHFGTAMRATGNNQQMIRALGVNTNRMIVLGIGLANGLIGLSGALLAQYQGFADAQMGIGMLVWGLASVIIGEALINPRSVGLLIMGAILGSVFFRILVAIALRLGMNPNDLKLITALFVLIALVLPTLLKKLRIKPLMNDYR